The Deinococcus aquaticus genomic interval GGCCTCGGCTTCGGGCGCGGCAAGCAGCAGGGGCGTGCGGCCCCACAGGCTCCAGGCGAGGTCGCGGGCGGGGTTGTTCTCGGTGACGTGCGGGGCGCAGCGCCCGGCGAGGTCGCCCAGCAGGGCGTCGGCGGCGGCGGCCTCATCGCTGTGGCCGCTGGCGTGCGCGACGAACTGCGCGAAGTGGTACGTGGCGAGCGGGCCGCCGGGCACCAGCACGTCGATCTCCTCGGGGGTGCCGCCGGTGGCGACGCGGCGGGCGTTCGCGCCGGCCACGACGGCCAGATCGGCGTAATCGGTGGCCAGGGCGCTGGCGTCGGGGCTGCCGAGCACGAACTGCGTGCCGCCGCGCGTGAGGCTGCTGGCGATCAGGGTCTGGGCGATGGCGGCGGCCAGGGCGCCCTCGCCCACGCCGACCAGGCCGTAGGGAGCCTCGTCGGGGCGGGCGGGGCCAGCGTACGAGCCGGGCAGCGTTTCAAGCAGGGTCAGGAGGTTGATCGGGGCACTCATGCGTGACAGCGTACAGGGCGCGGGGGCGGCAGGTGGAGAGGCGCGCCGCAATCGCCCTGGCCGGGGGCGGGTGTCCCGGACGGCGAAAAAGGATGTTACAGACGCCGTTTCCTGCTTCACGCCCGCTTAATCTTGCGTGCTAGAATCCGGCGCGTGCGACTCCAGACAACCCCGTCACGGCCTGCGCCCTGCGGGCGGAACCCTCAACAAAAACACCACCCGCGAGGGTGGCGTTCTGGGACCTTCTGTGGTGCACTCGACTGGACTTGAACCAGTGGCCTTTGGCTTCGGAGGCCAACGCTCTATCCACCTGAGCTACGAGTGCATAGCTCGCGTACCCTAGCACCTTACATGAAGGAGATCAAGTGAAAAACAAGAAACTCGTGAACGGCCTGCTGAGCGTCCTGGCTCTGCTGCTGGTGGTGGGCATGGCCTACCAGTTCACCCCGAACCTGGGCTCGCTGTTCAACCGGCAGACCGGCACGCCCGCCCTGACCGTGAACGGCACGACCGTGACCGTCGAGTCGCTCGAAGCGGCCCGCCGTGCCAACCCCGTGCTGGCCAGCACCGATACCGGCGTGCTGGGCGACGACTTCAAGACCTTCGTGGTCGCGCAGCAGATTCAGCAGACGCTGGTGCAGAACGCCGTGAAGAGCGTCAAGGTCAGCCGCGCCGACGTGGCCGCCAAGGTCAAGGAAGTCCGCGAGGCCAACCAGCTGACCGACAACAAGGCCTGGACGGACGCGCTGCAGGGCGCCGGCCTGACCGACAGCTCGTACCGCGAGCAGGTCCGCCAGAGTCTGGCCGTCGAGCGCCGCGTCGAGGAGATCAAGAAGGCCGTGCCCGCCGCGACCGACGCGGAACTCCAGGCGTACTACGACCTGAACCCCGGCAAGTTCCAGACGGACGCCCGCATTCAGGGCCGTCAGATCGTCGTGGCCGACAAGGCCAAGGCGCAGGCCCTGCTGAAGCAGGCGCAGGGCGGCGCGGACTTTGCCGCGCTCGCCAAGGCCAACAGCACCGAGTTCGGTGACCGCAGCGGCGCGCTGGGCCCCATCGAGAACGGCGCACCGCGCCCCGTGGCGCAGGTGGCGCTGCCCGCCGAGGTGGGCGCGGCCGCGTTCGCCCTGACCGACGGCGGCCTGACCGACGTGATCGAGAGCGGCGGCAAGTTCTACGTCGTGAAGGTCGAGAAGTACCTCGCGCCCGCCGCCAAGCCCTTCGCGGACGCGAAGACCGACATCGCCACGGCCGTGAACGAGCAGAAGAAGAACGCCGCCGTGGAAGCCTGGGTGGCCGGCCTGGAAAAAGACGCCAAGATCGAGTTCAAGGACCTGAACTGGAAGGTCGAGGATCCCACCGTGGCGACCGTGGCCGGGCGGGACATTCCGTACTCCAAGGCCATCGAGCAGGTCGTGAACAACCAGCAGTTCTCGGCGCTGCTTCAGCAGGTGCAGCCCGAGCAGGCCTCGCAGCTCGTGAACTCCATCCTGAAACCCCAGGTGGTGCAGCAGCTGATCCAGGGGTACGCCGCGCCCACCATCGCCGAACGCCTGAAACTGAACCTGACCGGCACGCAGCAGGAAATTGCCGCCGGGATCGCCGCGTACGGCGCGCGCAACGTGAAGGTCACGGACGCCGAGGTGCAGGCCTTCTACATGGAGAACGCCGAGCAGTTCCAGACGCCCGCCAGCGGCACCGTGTTCGAAGTCAGCTTCAAGGACGAAGCCAGGGCGCTGGCGTTCCGGGACAGCTACGACGGCGAGGCCGAGTTCAGCGCCGCCGCCGTGAAGGCCGGCGGGACCCTCAGCGAGCGCGGTCAGGTGACGGCCGGCGACGGCAAACTGGACGAGGCCCTGAACGCCGCCGTGTTCACAGCGAAGGACCTGCGCGACGCGGGCGAGGGCAGCCTGAGCGACCCCGTTAAGGTCGGGGAGCGGTACTCGGTGGCGTACGTGACGGACCTGAAGGCCGCCGCCACCCAGCCCCTCAGCGCCGTGAGCGCGCAGATCAGGTCGCAGGTGCTGGCGCAGAAGCAGGGTGAGGAAGGCCAGAAGTTCCTGGCCGCGCAGGTCGCCACCCTGAAAGCCAAGGACAACCTCAAGACCGTGCTGGCCGCGCAGCAAAAGCGCGTGGACGCCGCCGCGCCCAAGGCCGCCCCCAAGACCGAAGACAGCACCGGTCAGGACAGCGCCGCGCCCGCCACGGACAGCACGACGCCCGCCACGGAAGGCGAAACCCCGGCGACCGCCCCCGCCGACCAGTAACCTTCCCTCCCCTGTTCCGGCCCCGCTCTGCGCGGGGCTTTTTCGTGCCGCCGGGCCGGATGAACGGCTCGCACGCGGGGCCACCTGCTTTTCGTGGGCGGCGCCCGCTAGAGCAGTTCTCCGAATTACGGCATCAGGAAAAAGGACTCCTGACGCCTCCATTCTCCGTCCTGCTCGGTCAAATTCACTCGCTCTGCTCGGCCATAAAGAGACCTTCTTTATGGCAAATGCTGTAGAGTCACGGGGTTATGCCGCGTGTCTTTTCAGGAATCCAGCCAACCGGTGAGCCTCACATCGGAAATTACTTCGGGGCCATGCGTAACTACGTGCGGCTGGGTGAGGAGTTCGGGAAGAACTCCATCTACTGCGTGGTAGACCTGCACGCCATCACGAACCCCGCGTCGTTCGAGCCGGCGCTGCTGGCGCAGCGGACCTTCGAGATGGCGCTGGCGAACTTCGCCGTGGGCCTCGACCCGAGCCGGGTGACGTTCTTCGTGCAGTCGCACGTACCGGAGCATCAGGAACTCGCGTGGATCTTCACGACCCTGACGCCGGTGGGTGAGCTGGAACGCATGACGCAGTACAAGGACAAGTCCGAGCAGCTGGAGAGCATTCCGGCAGGCCTGCTGATGTACCCGGCCCTGATGGCCGCCGACATCCTGCTGTACAAGGCCGATACCGTGCCGGTCGGTGAGGACCAGACGCAGCACATCGAACTGACGCGCGAGATCGCCCGGAAGTTCAACCACGCGTTCGGGGAAACCTTCCCGGAACCGAAAGCCGTGTACGAGAAGCAGGCCCTGCGGATTCCCGGCGTGGACGGCAACGGCAAGATGGGCAAGAGCAAGGGCCCGGGCAGCACCATCGGGATTCTGGAACCGCTGGACGCCATCTGGCAGAAACTGCGGGTCGCGCCGACCGACCCGGCCCGCGTGCGCCGCACCGACCCCGGCAACCCGGACGTGTGCCTGATCTTCGATTACCACAAGCTGTTCAGCGACCTGGATACGTTGCAGACCGTGGACGCCGGGTGCCGCACGGCCGGGATCGGCTGCATCGACTGCAAGAAGACGCTGCTGGCCGGCATGACCGAGCACCTGAGCCCCATCCACGAGCGGGCCGAGGCGCTGAAGGCCGACCCGGACTTCGTGCGTGACGCGCTCGCGCAGGGAGCCAGGGAAGCCCGCGCCACCGCGCAGCCGATCATGGAGGAAGTGCGCGAGAAGGTCGGCTTCCTGAAACTCTGAGTGCCGTCCCCTTGACCGCCGCCCCTGTGACCACCGCCCCCGTGACCGCCGCGCCCACCCTGCCCTCCCCTGCCCCGCCGCTTCCGGCCGGGGCTGGGTTTACCGTGTCGCTCCCGGCGTTCACGGGCAGCCTGACGGACCTCGCGTCGGCCCTCAGGACCGGGCGGGTCGGGCCGGGCGAGGTGCCACTGCTGCGCCTCACGCGGGACGTGCTGGCCTGGGCGCAGGCCGTGACGGGCGGCCCTCTGAGCGCCTCGCCGGACCTGCTGCCCACCCTGGCCGCCGTGATCGCCCTGAAAGCCCGGCTGCTGCTCCCGCAACCTGAGCCGGACGACCCCGAACCGGGCGGCGAGTGGGACGAGTCGCTGGACGACGTGCTGGGGGGCGTGGAGGCCCTGGCGGAACTGGACGCACTGGTGGGCTTCCTGGCGGCCCGCCGCCGCGAACGCGAGGGCCTGATCCCCGCGCAGGCCGCGCCGCTGAACCTGCCGCGCCGCGAACGCCCCCGCAACCCGCAGGGCAGCCTCGCCCGGCTTGTGAAGGCCGCGCAGAACGCCGTGCGTCAGGTCGAGGTGCCCCTGCTGGCCCGCGACCGCCTGACCCTGGCCGACGCGCTGGGCGCCCTGCGCGCCTTCGGCACGCGCCTGCGGACCTTCACGTTCCGGGGCATCCCCACCCAGGACTGGGGCGAACAGACCACCTACTTCGCCGCGCTGCTGGAAGGGGTCAAGGAAGGCAACTTCAGCGTGCAGCAGGCCGAAACCTACGGGGACATTCAGGTGCAGTCCCATCTGCGCGAGGCCAGCGACGCTGACTGAACCAGGGTCGGGGGGCGGAGGTCAGCGGGCCAGTTGCGCCTGCACCGTCCCGGACGCCGGGTCGAGCGTCACGGACGGCCAGGGGTTCGGCGTGCGGTCCGTGCGGATGTCGATGCGGTAGGTCGCGCCGGGTTCCAGCGTGACGGGCGTGACCACCCCACCCCGCAGGACCGGTTGCGCTGGCCCACCCAGCGGCGTGACGGTCACGGTCACGCGCCGCACCTCGTCCAGCAACGCTTCCGGGACCGAGTCGGTCGGATCGGCCGTTACCTGTCCGTCGGTGACGCGCACGCGCAGGTCCGCGTAGTACGTCAGGAACTCTGCGTCCGGCGCGAACGCGGCCAGCGCGGCCGTGAACGTGGGCGCCCAGACGGTCACGGTCCAGCGTTCTGCGGTCACGCGCAGGTCCGGGCAGTTCAGGGCGTAGTCCGGCGGCACGCTCCCGGATGCCGCGCCCGTTCCGTACTCCAAGATGCCCATCGGCCCCACGCGCGGCGACGCGGCGCAGATCGCGGCCTGCTGCGCGTCACTGAAGTCCGTGAAGGCGCTGGGAATCACGGACGAGGTCGGCACGCACCCGACCAGCCCCAGGACGCCCGGACCTGCCCGCCGCGCACCACGCGACCGGCCGGACCTGAGCAGACTTCACCCTATCCGGCCGGTCATTTCAAGGGGGCAAGAGGAGTCCAGATCAGGTGCGCGCGAATGCGACCGCCGCCTGCACCTGCTCGTCTGACGGGCGCACACCGGTGTACAGCACGAACTGCTCCAGCGCCTGGAGCGCCACGACCTCCAGACCGGTCACGACGGGTCTCCCCTGCCGCCGCGCCTCCACGATCAGGGGCGTCTCGCTGGGCAGGGCGACCACGTCGAACACCGTGCCCGCGCGCGCGATCTGCTCGGGCGTGAAGGCCAGCGTGTGTTCGTCCGCGCCGCCCGCCATGCCCAGCGGCGTGACGTTCACGAGCAGGTCACCGTCCTGAACGTCGGGCGTGGTGGGCTGCCAATCCCAGCCGCACCTCCCGGCGAGTTCACACCCGGCCCTCTCATTGCGGGCGACGATCACGCCGCGCGTGAAGCCCGCGTCCCGCAGGGCGCTCGCTACGGCCTTGCCCATGCCGCCGCTACCGCGCAGCACCACCCGCCTGTCGCGGTTCAGCGCGTGCCGTTCGATCAGGATCTGAATGGCGGTGTAATCCGTGTTGAAGGCTTTCAGGTGCCCGCCCGTGTTCACGATGGTGTTCACGGACCCGATGGCGGCCGCCGAGGCGTCCAGTTCGTCCAGCAGCGGAATCACGGCCTCCTTGAACGGCATGCTGACCGCGCAGCCGCGCACGCCCAGCGCCCGGAGGCCCGCCACGACGCCCGCGATGTCCTGCACGCCGAAGGCCTTGTACACGAAGTTCAGGCCCAGCGCCGCGTACAGGTGATTGTGAAACCGCGTCCCGAAGTTGCTGGGACGGGCCGAGACGCTCATGCACAGCGTCGTCTCGCGGTCGATGTCCAGCTTGCTCGCGCCGGAGCCCATCTCAGCCCTCCAGGCCCAGCATCAGATTGAGGTTCTGCACGGCCGCCCCGCCCGCGCCCTTCCCGAGGTTATCCAGCCGCGCGGCCAGCAGCACCCGCTCGCCGTCCCCCGAGGCGTACACGAACAGTTCCAGGTCGTTCGTGCCGTTCAGGGTCTGCGGGTCCAGCACCTCCGGGTTGTCGGCCATGTCGAACACGCGCACGTACGGCTGCCCGGCGTAATGCGCCGCCAATGCCGCTTGCAGCGCGTCCGGGGTGGTGCCCAGCTCGCGCAGGTGCAGCGGGATGGTCACGGTCATGCCCTGCGCCCACGCGCCCACGTTCGGCGTGAACACCGGCGTGCGGCTCAGGCCCCCGTAGCGCATCGTCTCGGGGATGTGCTTGTGCCCCAGCCCCAGCGCGTAACTCAGAAACTCGCCCTTCATCGCGTGCGGTTCGTTCTTCTCATGCGCGTCCACCAGCGCCCGGCCCCCGCCCGTGTACCCGCTGTACCCCTGGATACTGACCGGGAAATCCGCCGGTATCAGGCCCGCGCCCGTCAGCGGCGCCAGCAGCGAGATCGCGCCCGTGCTGTAACAGCCGGGGTTCGCCACGAACCGCGCCGCGCGGATCGCGTCCGCCTGCCCCGCGTTCAGTTCCGGAAAGCCGAATACCCACGCCGGATTCACCCGGTGCGCCGTACTCGCATCCAGCAGCCGCGCCGCCGGGTTCGTCGTCAGCGTGACCGCCTCGCGCGCCGCGTCGTCATGCAGGCACAGGATCGACACGTCCGCCGCGTTCAGCAACTCCGCCCGCGCCGCGCTGTCCTTCCGCCGCGCCGGGTCGATACTCAGCAACTCGATATCCGCGCGGCCCTCCAGCCGCTGCCGGATCTGCAAGCCGGTCGTTCCGGCCTCACCATCAATAAATACCCTGGGGACTGTCATGATTGATTCTCCATCAGAGACTGCGTGACCTGCGCGTGCAGGCGTTCGAGTGTCATAGCCAGGGACATCCCTGGTTTCAGGTGCGTCTGGCAGAGGCGGCACGTCATGCACGGCCCACCCCGTAGCACAGCTGCACGAGCCGCTTCAGGTCGCCCTTGGCCGGGTCGCCCTGTTCGATGCGCCGGATGAGTTCGGCGGGCGTGAGCCATTCGGCGCTGCTGAAATCGTCGGGGTTGAAGGTGGGCGGGTCGTCGCGGCGCAGTTCGTAGACATGCATGAAAGCACTCAGGCCGTCGCGTGGGCCAAAGCTGGCGATCTGCTGCCAGGGGAGGTCGTCCATGTTCAGGTTCAGTTCCTCCTGCGTCTCGCGCCGGAAGGCCTGTTCGTACGTCTCGCCGCGTTCCACGTGCCCGCCGACGCTCATGTCCAGGCAGCCGGGGAACAGGCGTTTGTGCGCAGTGCGGCGCGGAATCCACAGCTGGCCCGCCCGGTTGACCAGAAACGCGTTGATGACGCGGAAGGTCAGGCCGCGCGCATAGGCGTCCTCGCGGGTGACCGCGCCGATGACCTCGTCGTGGTCATTGACGAGGTCGAGCCATTCCTGCTGTGCCTCCGCTGCCGTCATGCTGTCCATTCTGAGGCCAGGACGGCGTACGCGGCGTCGTCCGTCCATTCGCCCCGGTGCAGGTAACTCTGGAGGCTGGTGCCCTCATGCCGGAAGCCCAGGCGGATCAGCAGCGCCGCGACCGCCGCGTTGCGCGGGTCGATGCTGGCGTGAACGCGGTGCACGCCAAGGTCGGTGAAGGCGTGTGTGATGAGGGCGTGCAGGGCCTCGCGGGCGTACCCGTGCCCCTGGGCGTGGCGGGCGAGGGTCACGCCGACTTCCGCCTGTGATCCCTGGGTGTTCAGGGCGACGTCACCGATGACCTCGCCGCCGGGCAGGGTGACGGCGCGCTGCACGCAGCCGGGCGAACCCAGCGGCGCGCCGGACACGAGGCCCGCCACCGAGTCCAGCGTGGCGGGCAGCGCCCAGCCCTGGTACTGCGCGACCTGCGGGTCGTTGCGGTACGCCAGGACGGAGGGCAGGTCGTCCGGTGTCAGTGGCCGGAGGGTCAGGCGGGGGGTGGTGAGGGTGGTCATTACCAGCGGGGTTTCAGGTCGCCCATGACGTGGTACATCAGGGCTTTCTGGGCGTGCAGGCGGTTCTCAGCCTGATCGAACACGCGGCTCTTGGGGTGTTCGGTGGCTTCGGGAACGGTTTCCTCGCCGTAGTGGGCGGGCAGGCAGTGCAGGAAGATGCCGTGCGGGGCGAGGGTATCCAGCATTTCCGGGGTGACCTGGTAGCCCTGGAAGGCGCGGCGGCGGATGTCGGCCTCGGCTTCCTGGCCCATGCTGATCCACACGTCGGTGTACAGCACGTCGGCTCCGGCGATGGCGGCGAGGTCGTTGGTGAGGGTGATGTTCACGCCGGCGCGCACGGCGTCCATGAGGACTCCGGCGTTCGGTTCGTACCCGACGGGGGTGACGATGGTGACGTCGGTGCCGGTCAGGATGCCCATGTGGATGTGGCTGTTGGCGAGGTTGTTGCCGTCACCGATGTACACGACGCGGCGGCCCGTGAGGTCAGTGCCGAATTCTTCCTCGATGGTCTGGTAGTCCGCCAGCAGTTGCGCGGGGTGCAGCATGTCCGAGAGGCCGTTGATGACGGGGACGCTGGCGTGCTGCGCGAGTTCCTGGAGGGTCTGCTGGAGGTACACGCGGCCCATGACGGCGTCCACCCAGCGCTCCAGGTTACGCGCGACGTCGGACACGCGTTCGCGGGTGCCGAGGCCGATCTCGGTGTTCGAGAGGGTGATGGCGTGCCCGCCGAGCTGGTACATGCCCACGTCGAAGGTGGTGCGGGTGCGCAGGCTGGCCTTCTCGAACACCAGCGCGATGCTCAGGCCCGCCAGAGGTTTCACGGCGCGCCACTCGCCGCGTTTCATGGAGTGCGCGGTGTCCAGTACGGCGCGCAGCTCAGCAGCGGTCATGTCGAGGTTGCTCAGGAAGTCACGCCCGGCCATGACGGGTCTGGGCAGGGTGTCCTGGGTGAGCAGCGCGGGCGCAGCGACTGGCGCGGTGGCCTGCGCTGCGACTGCATCTTTTTTCGTGACAGGTTTGCGCCCCGCCACGGTTTTTTTCGGGGCGGCGCTGGCCTTGGCCTGGGTTTTCTTCGTTGGGGCGACCTTCGTCATAGGCGAGGAGTATACCCGCTTCGCGTCAGCTCAGCCTCACCCCCGGTGCGCAGCGCATGAATATGCATTCTGGATGACTGGACATGCAGACCGGGATGCGGTGCGCGGGAAGCAGGAGGCAGCGAACACCACCTCCCGCACGCCCCTTGCCTGATACGGACTCCGTCCGTTTCGTTCACAACCCGCAAGGGCACCGGGTTGCCAACTCCACTCCCGGAATCCGCTCTGCTCTCACTCGCTCCGCTCGGATTGAATGGTTTTTGCGAACCATTCAATTGGAGTCCGTATTACTTCGTTTCGGTGAGGCTGTAGCTGCCGCTGCCGCTGTAGGCGTACACGCGCCAGCGGTACGTGCCGCTGGTGGCCGCGTAGGTGATCGCCTCGGTGCTGGTGCTGCCCTCGCTGGCCGCCACCTGCGTCCAGGTGCTGCCCGAGAGTTTCTGCAGGTACAGGTCGAAGTCCGTGCCCGCAGCGGCGCTCAGGTTGCCTTTCAGCGTGCCGCCCGCGTAGCTGAAGCCGGCCGTGCCAGGCTGGTAGGAGTTCCCGGCGGCAGCGACCGTGCCGGCGTACGTGGTGCCGGCGGGCGGCGGGGTGGTGCCGCCCACCGTGACGAACACCGCCGAGACCGGCCCGGACGTGCCGCTGTTGTTCCTGGCGCGGACGTAGATGGTGTGCTTCCCGGCGCTCAGGCCGGCAGTGGACACGGTGGCCCGCACCGCCTCGGTGGCGGTGTTGAAGGTGCCGTCGGTGGCGGTCATGGCGGTGGGCGTCCCGCCAGCCCAGGGGGGCGTGTCGATGAAGTACTCGGCGGCGGTGACCGTGCGGGCGGGCTCGGCGCCGTTGCTGGTGTTGAAGCGGGTGTTCGTGGCGCTGGCGCTCAGGGTGAACGTGCCGCCCGTGGCGACGCTGGCGGGCGCGCTGACGCTCACGCTGTCCGGGCCGCTGCCCAGCTGGTAGGGGGCACGGGCCACGCGCAGGGCGTACAGCAGCGCCGCCTGGTTCTGCGGGAGGGTGGTGCCGGTGAAGGTGCTGCATGGCTCGAAGAACGCGGTGCCCAGTTCGATGGTGTACGAGGCGACGCCCAGTTCACCGTACGCGAAGTCGTTCGTGGTGCCGCTGGTGGGGTACAGGCCGATGGACTGCTCGGGGGTGTAGCCGTTGAAGTAGGCGAGTTTGCGGCCCAGGGATTGCAGCGCCGCGCCGTTCGGGGCGACCGTGCTGGTGTCGCCCCAGGGCCACAGGACCAGCTTGGAGTAACTGTGAACGTCGATGTACACGCCGGGCGTGCTGGCGGGCGCAGCGTCCGTGCGGGCGGGGCCACGGCTGTCGGCAAAGGCAGCCTTGATGAGGTTCTGGAGGTTCTGCGTCTCGATCTCGGAGCCGGCGCTGACGCCCTTGTACGTCTCGTTGCAGGGATCGGCGCTGGACCCGCCGGTTCCCCAGGCGTAATTGAAGTTGCGGTTCAGGTCCGTGCCGAACAGGCCGTTCGCGCAGGCCTGCGTGTCGTTCGCGTTCTTCCTCCAGGACGCGCCCGCCTCGGCTTTCTTGCGGCCGTCCGGGTTGCTCTGGAGGACCAGCCAGACTTCCTGCGTGTCGAGCATCCAGGTGACGTCGGCGTCCTGCCCGTAGTTGGCGAGCAGGTACTCCGCGAAGCGGGTGCTGAGCTCGGCGGGCGTGTACTCGCGCGCGTGGATGGACGCCGTGATCAGCAGGCGGGGTTTGGTGCCGGTCACGCTGCGGTTCGTGAGTTTCAGGACGTTCATGTCGTACCCGCCGCGCGCCTTGCTTTTCAGCCACGTGGGCCCGATGCTGCTCCAGGTGGCGAGGTTCGGGTACTGCGCGGCGAGGTTCTGGGCGCTGGTGTACGTCTCCTCGACGGTGCGGTAGCAGGAGTAGCCGCTGATGCTCAGGGCGCCCAGCGGGTTTTTCAGGGAGGCGCTGTGCCGCTGCGTTTCCCTGGCGTCTATCTGCACGGTCCAGCCGCGCGTCAGGCCCGTGACGCGCAGCCGTTCGAAGTCTTCCTTGCCCACGTCCAGCAGTACGAAGCCTTCTTCCAGGCTGCCGCCGACCGGTTCGAAGGTCTTCACGATGTCCAGCCAGTCGCGCTGCGTCCTGAATTCGATGCGGGATACCACGACCGGGTTCTGCGCGAAGGCGCTGCACTCGTCGGCAGTGGCGATCAGGGTGCCGGTCCCGCCGGCCGGTGCGGCCGCCACGGGTTGCGGGGTCTGCGAGCACGCGCCCAGCAGCAGGGACGCACTCAGGATCAGGGACAGGGCCGGGCCGTTCGTGAATCGACGCATGAAACCTCCGGAGAAAGGGGCACGGCACGCTGGGCGCAGCGGTCGGCCGCGTCGGCGGGGTGCAGGTGAATTGACAGGTACCCGCACACTGTAACACCTGCACACTTGACGGGGTCAACGGTGCGCCGCCGCCGGGCCACGCGGCGGGCGGGGCGTCCGGTTCTGCGGGATGCCTCGCCGCACCCGACCGGCCGCGCGGCATGCACGGGCGTACACTCGCGCGCAGTGAGCGACTCCCCCACCCCCACCGTCCTGCCGCCCCTGAACGCCCGCGCGCTGCTGCTGGCGCTGCTGATCACGGGCATCTGGGGCGTGAACTTCGTGGTCATCAAGTGGAGCGTGGCGGACGCCCCGCCGCTACTGGTGGCCGCGCTACGATTTGCGCTCGCGGCCCTGCCTGCCGTGCTGTTCGTGCCGCGCCCGCAGATGCCCGCCCGGCTGCTGTGGGGGTACGGGCTGGCGGTGGGCGTCGTGCAGTTCGGGCTGCTGTACCTCGCCATCGGGCTGGGCATGAGCGCCGGCCTGGGCTCGCTGCTCATGCAGATGCAGGCGTTCTTCACGGCGCTGCTCGCCGCGCGCTTCCTGGGCGAACGCGTGCAGCCGTGGCAGGTGGCGGGCATCACGCTGGCCTTCGCGGGCATGGGCGTGATCGGCGCGCTGTCCGGCGGGGACCTGACCCTGCTGAGCCTGGGCCTCACGCTGGCCGCCGCGCTCGGCTGGGCCGTCAGTAACCTGATCGTGCGGGCGTCCGGCGGCGCGAACATGTTCAGTCTGGTCGTCTGGAGTGCCCTGATCCCGCCCATTCCCCTGACGATCCTGGCGGGCCTCGTGGACGGCTGGGACGCCGTGACCCGCACCCTCACGCAGTCCGGCGCGGGCTTCTGGGCGGCCATCCTGTTCATGGGCCTGGGCAACACGGTGCTGGGTTTTGGCGTGTGGGCCGCGCTGATCCAGCGGCACGGCGCGGCCCGCGTCGCCCCGCTGTCCCTGCTGGTCCCGGTGTTCGGCCTGATCGCCAGCGCCCTGGTGTACCAGGAGGCGTTCCCGCCCGGCAAGGCCATCGGCGCGGCCCTGGTGTTCGCCGGCCTGATCCTGCACGTATTCGGCGGACGCTGGTGGCACCGGGCGGAGCAACGCACTCCAGCGGCGTAGCAAGGCAGCGTAGGCCAGCCGGCGCATGGCACGCCGCACCCTGCGGCCGGTACGCTGCGCGGCATGTTGAGGACACGGGTGCTGGGCCGACCGGCAGAAGACAACGCGCTGTGGGTCGTGGCCGACAGCGGGCAGGGGCAGACGCGCCTGCTGCTGGACTGCGGCGCGCACGTGCTGGACGGCGTACCCTTCGCGGAGGTGCAGGCCACCGACCACCTGCTGTTCTCGCACCTGCACATGGATCACGTGGGCGGCTTCGACGATTTCTTCCGCGCGACCTTCGACCGGCCCGCGCCCACGCACGCCTGGGGGCCGCCCGGCACGGCCCGCATCCTCGGGCACCGCTTTCAGGGGTTCTGGTGGAATCACGCGCCGGAGTTGCGGGGCCAGTGGTTCGTGCATGACGTTCACGACAAGCACGTGCAGTCCTTCCGTTTCGAGGCGCACGAGGCCTTCGCCGTGGCCCACGACGCGGGCAGCCGCG includes:
- a CDS encoding NUDIX hydrolase; the protein is MTAAEAQQEWLDLVNDHDEVIGAVTREDAYARGLTFRVINAFLVNRAGQLWIPRRTAHKRLFPGCLDMSVGGHVERGETYEQAFRRETQEELNLNMDDLPWQQIASFGPRDGLSAFMHVYELRRDDPPTFNPDDFSSAEWLTPAELIRRIEQGDPAKGDLKRLVQLCYGVGRA
- a CDS encoding GNAT family N-acetyltransferase, which encodes MTTLTTPRLTLRPLTPDDLPSVLAYRNDPQVAQYQGWALPATLDSVAGLVSGAPLGSPGCVQRAVTLPGGEVIGDVALNTQGSQAEVGVTLARHAQGHGYAREALHALITHAFTDLGVHRVHASIDPRNAAVAALLIRLGFRHEGTSLQSYLHRGEWTDDAAYAVLASEWTA
- the argF gene encoding ornithine carbamoyltransferase, with the translated sequence MAGRDFLSNLDMTAAELRAVLDTAHSMKRGEWRAVKPLAGLSIALVFEKASLRTRTTFDVGMYQLGGHAITLSNTEIGLGTRERVSDVARNLERWVDAVMGRVYLQQTLQELAQHASVPVINGLSDMLHPAQLLADYQTIEEEFGTDLTGRRVVYIGDGNNLANSHIHMGILTGTDVTIVTPVGYEPNAGVLMDAVRAGVNITLTNDLAAIAGADVLYTDVWISMGQEAEADIRRRAFQGYQVTPEMLDTLAPHGIFLHCLPAHYGEETVPEATEHPKSRVFDQAENRLHAQKALMYHVMGDLKPRW
- a CDS encoding M14 family zinc carboxypeptidase; the encoded protein is MRRFTNGPALSLILSASLLLGACSQTPQPVAAAPAGGTGTLIATADECSAFAQNPVVVSRIEFRTQRDWLDIVKTFEPVGGSLEEGFVLLDVGKEDFERLRVTGLTRGWTVQIDARETQRHSASLKNPLGALSISGYSCYRTVEETYTSAQNLAAQYPNLATWSSIGPTWLKSKARGGYDMNVLKLTNRSVTGTKPRLLITASIHAREYTPAELSTRFAEYLLANYGQDADVTWMLDTQEVWLVLQSNPDGRKKAEAGASWRKNANDTQACANGLFGTDLNRNFNYAWGTGGSSADPCNETYKGVSAGSEIETQNLQNLIKAAFADSRGPARTDAAPASTPGVYIDVHSYSKLVLWPWGDTSTVAPNGAALQSLGRKLAYFNGYTPEQSIGLYPTSGTTNDFAYGELGVASYTIELGTAFFEPCSTFTGTTLPQNQAALLYALRVARAPYQLGSGPDSVSVSAPASVATGGTFTLSASATNTRFNTSNGAEPARTVTAAEYFIDTPPWAGGTPTAMTATDGTFNTATEAVRATVSTAGLSAGKHTIYVRARNNSGTSGPVSAVFVTVGGTTPPPAGTTYAGTVAAAGNSYQPGTAGFSYAGGTLKGNLSAAAGTDFDLYLQKLSGSTWTQVAASEGSTSTEAITYAATSGTYRWRVYAYSGSGSYSLTETK
- a CDS encoding EamA family transporter — encoded protein: MNARALLLALLITGIWGVNFVVIKWSVADAPPLLVAALRFALAALPAVLFVPRPQMPARLLWGYGLAVGVVQFGLLYLAIGLGMSAGLGSLLMQMQAFFTALLAARFLGERVQPWQVAGITLAFAGMGVIGALSGGDLTLLSLGLTLAAALGWAVSNLIVRASGGANMFSLVVWSALIPPIPLTILAGLVDGWDAVTRTLTQSGAGFWAAILFMGLGNTVLGFGVWAALIQRHGAARVAPLSLLVPVFGLIASALVYQEAFPPGKAIGAALVFAGLILHVFGGRWWHRAEQRTPAA